GCGATGGCCAGGATCAGGTCATCGACACCTTTGCCCATGTTCAGCGTGTGCAGGCGGCCCATGTAGCCGATGATGAACGCCTCCGGCGGCAGGCCCAGCGCTGCCCGCGCCTCCGCCTGGCCGGGCATGGCGGCGAAGCGTTCCGCGCGGATGCCATCCGGGACGACCAGCACCCGTTCCGCCGGGACGCCCAGTTCCACCAGCATGTCGGCCATGTGGCGGGTGACAGTCAGCGCCCCGCCGATGGCCCGTGCCAGATCGGCCTGCGCCTGCCGTTTGCGCCTGTCCGCGGAGAGGCTGTGCACTTCCCAGAACAACCGCCGCGACGGTTTGAAGCGGCGCAACGCGTCCAGTACCAGCGGATGGCGGCTGTAGTACACCGCGTCTGCCGCTGTACTGCGCAGCAGCAGCCACAGCGCGGCGCTGTAGGTCGCCAGCTGCAGGTAGTGCGCAGCCTGGGTGAATCGGTTAATCCGGCCCCCGGCCAGTGGCAGCAGATCCAGCGTCGGGACATAGCGCAGCCGGAAGGCGTCGCGCGGCACATCGTAGACTGTCCAGATGTCCCGCCCGCGCAGCTCCGGCGGCTGAAAGCGGGTGGCAGCGTAGAGCGTCACAGCAGCGCCAGCGGCGGCCAGCGCCTCGCAATTATGGACGATCTGGAGGCCGTGGGCTTTTTCCGTCGGCAGTCGGACGGGAGCCAGGTAGTGGAACTGGAGCGGCATGGCGCAGGAACCTTCCAGGACAGAATACCGAACCGTGATCGCAGAGTGTACCGCGCCAG
The window above is part of the Anaerolineae bacterium genome. Proteins encoded here:
- a CDS encoding glycosyltransferase, with the protein product MPLQFHYLAPVRLPTEKAHGLQIVHNCEALAAAGAAVTLYAATRFQPPELRGRDIWTVYDVPRDAFRLRYVPTLDLLPLAGGRINRFTQAAHYLQLATYSAALWLLLRSTAADAVYYSRHPLVLDALRRFKPSRRLFWEVHSLSADRRKRQAQADLARAIGGALTVTRHMADMLVELGVPAERVLVVPDGIRAERFAAMPGQAEARAALGLPPEAFIIGYMGRLHTLNMGKGVDDLILAIARQPERALHLLLVGGPEEMAAAYRVQWVALGLPPERFHAPGQIAAAEVPRALAAFDVAVMPFPWTEHFAYYASPVKLFEYMASGRPIVATDLPSTAEIVRHEETALLVPPSDVDALAAALARLQDDPPLRTCLAENARRLVFERYTWAARAAQILDFVQRR